CAGTTTGGTAACGATTGCAGCTGGTTTGCCGTGCAGAGGGTTGATGATCTGCCCTTGGCTGTTGGCGATCGGCTCCGGCACCAGCACGCCTCGTTGCGCCAGGTGGCGCATCAATTCCAGGTAGAACGGCAGTTGTTCGAAAGTGAGCTTTTCAAACACTGTCAGCACATACTCGCCGCGCTCGGTATTGATGAAAAAATTGCTGTTTTCGATGCCGGAGGAAATCCCTCTGATTGCCAGCGCCTTGCCTAACGAGAAGGGGGGAATCCACTGCGAGAGATCGTCTAGTGTGACGGGAGTAAATACTGCCATGGGAAAAATCGGGGAAAGAACAACGTTAAGACTATGTTGGAATAAATAGGCGGCAAATGCGCGGCTAATGTGTATTGATTCCGCGCATTAACCGCATGGTTGCTTGTTGTTGCCGTTGCTAGTTCTGGGGCGCCGGCATGGCTGGTGGCGGCAGTCCAGGATCGCCATTGGTTTGAGCTGCTTCGCCTTCCTTGCGCGGTTTCTGGCCCAGATCGAATTCCTTGATCTGCCATTGCGCGCCGCGCACCGGTCCGTCATTTGGCCCCAGGGTGCCGGCTTGCGATTGCGGTTTCACATAATAAGTGCTGCCGCCGCTGTTGACCTTGACTTCGGTAACACGGCCCTGTTCGCGTTTTTCGGTGATGTCGGCAGGGCCTTCGCCCGGTTTGCGGACTGTCACGGCCGGTGCTTCACCTTCGTCGAGCTTTTGGAGTTCGGGCGGCGGCGGGGCGACGGTCTGGGCTGGTTGCTGAGCACTCACCAGCACCGGTGTTGCAATCGAGGCAATGCAAATTGCCAATAGTTGCCAGACTTTGGATTTATTCATGTGAATTTGGGCTACCTTGGTTAAAACAAGATGTGGAAGCGAGTCTCCATTGTAACAAACCGCCGGCCTCGATAGGCAATAAGGCGGCCTTGTTCCACCGATTCCGG
This DNA window, taken from Collimonas arenae, encodes the following:
- a CDS encoding DUF2782 domain-containing protein; protein product: MNKSKVWQLLAICIASIATPVLVSAQQPAQTVAPPPPELQKLDEGEAPAVTVRKPGEGPADITEKREQGRVTEVKVNSGGSTYYVKPQSQAGTLGPNDGPVRGAQWQIKEFDLGQKPRKEGEAAQTNGDPGLPPPAMPAPQN